The Streptomyces xanthii genome has a segment encoding these proteins:
- a CDS encoding NAD(P)H-binding protein has protein sequence MTVLVTGATGSVGRHVVDRLLAENVTVRALTRDPAAARLPAQAEVFAGDLTDPASVTDALRGVDKLYLFPVPETAREIVAAARDAGVRHIVVLSSSSVLDESGDNHSGEHHRAVEEAVRASGLTWTFVRPDEFATNVLWKWGHSVRAEGVVRAPYGDAPRVLIHEKDVAAVAAAALLDDERHAGQAYVLTGPEAITQRDQVAAIAAAVGQPVAFEEITPDQAREQMGRAMPAPVVEMVLGYLADAVAHPPTPVDTVERITGRPALTFAQWAADHADAFTPQTTRTAA, from the coding sequence GTGACAGTACTGGTGACAGGCGCGACGGGATCCGTGGGCCGCCACGTGGTGGACCGGCTCCTCGCCGAGAACGTGACCGTGCGGGCACTCACCCGCGATCCCGCCGCGGCCCGACTGCCCGCACAGGCCGAGGTGTTCGCCGGAGACCTCACCGACCCCGCGAGCGTCACCGACGCCCTGCGCGGCGTCGACAAGCTCTACCTCTTCCCGGTCCCCGAGACCGCCCGCGAGATCGTCGCCGCCGCCCGTGACGCCGGCGTCCGGCACATCGTCGTGCTCTCCTCCTCGTCCGTCCTCGACGAGTCCGGCGACAACCACAGCGGCGAACACCACCGCGCCGTGGAAGAGGCCGTCCGCGCCTCCGGCCTCACCTGGACCTTCGTACGCCCCGACGAGTTCGCCACCAACGTCCTGTGGAAGTGGGGACACTCCGTCCGCGCCGAGGGCGTCGTCCGCGCCCCTTACGGAGACGCCCCCCGCGTCCTGATCCACGAGAAGGACGTCGCCGCGGTCGCCGCCGCCGCACTCCTCGACGACGAACGCCACGCCGGCCAGGCCTACGTGCTCACCGGCCCCGAGGCCATCACCCAGCGCGACCAGGTCGCCGCCATCGCCGCCGCCGTCGGACAGCCCGTCGCCTTCGAGGAGATCACCCCCGACCAGGCCCGCGAACAGATGGGCCGGGCCATGCCCGCGCCCGTCGTGGAGATGGTCCTCGGCTACCTCGCCGACGCCGTCGCCCACCCCCCGACCCCCGTCGACACGGTGGAGCGGATCACCGGCCGCCCCGCGCTGACCTTCGCGCAGTGGGCCGCCGACCACGCCGACGCCTTCACCCCGCAGACCACGAGGACCGCCGCATGA